GGCCGAGCCCGTTCGTAATCCGGGTGCTGATAGCTCTTGGGCTCAAGGGCGTGGACCACGAGCTcgtggaggaggaggcgggcaaCAAGAGCGAGCTGCTGCTCGCCTCCAACCCTGTGCACAAGAAGATCCCCGTGCTCCTGCACCACGGCAGGCCCGTCTCCGAGTCCCTCATCATCGTCCAGTACGTCGACGAGGCCTGGGCCTCCCAAGCCCCGGCGCTCATCCCGTCCGACCCCTACGCCCGCGCGGCCGAGCGGTTCTGGGCCCAGTACGTCGACGACAAGGTAAAAAGACAAGGCAATCCAGTTCCGATTTTTGCTTTGATCCTCTCAGTTCTCTCAGAAACAAAATGATGGTATGAGATTATGCAAGGCGTTCTGAAGGCGGCTAGTGCTAATTCCAAGTGAGCGAACTGTTGTGGGCACTAGACAGCGCTCGATGGCATAGCAAGAATAAGTAACCTGCTGGCTGTTGGTGTAAACCCTCTTTTATTATATGGCAATTGATAAATCTCGAATGTTTGGATTTTAAGGTGGCAATCCAAAAGTTTTTCATGCAACTTTAGTTCACGCAAAGTTGACAAACATGACAATTTTCTGACAAAAAAATAAACTGAGACAAAGTTGTTATGTTTTAACAACTAAAGTTACCACCTCATGTCAACTAAACTTGCCATGAAAAAATGTTTGGGAtgacatgcttaaaatccgaacattcAAGATTTATCAGGGTCCTTTTTATATAATGAAGAAAAGAGCTCTCGGTGCAATGCAGCTCGATACTGTTCAGGAATAACTAGAGGAACTTATGATAAGAAAAATAACTACATAAGCCTGCTCGCTTTTTTATGTTTTTATATATAATTAGTTTTTTAATACAGTACAAACTTAGACGTTCATACATACGCACATATATTTACCCTtatgaacgcacgcacgcacatCCTACCTATATAAGCATCTTCGCAAGACTAAGCCAACACATCATCTTTGCCGTGCCCGATCATAACTTCCTTCGTTTGGCCTCTACTTTGTAGCTGCGCAATCATTTGTGTAACAGACCCGGAGTTTATCCGTTTATCCTAAATTAGAATTagatttttattttactttttccatCATCATTGCACCAGACTCATCTCATAAACCTATTCACCAAAAAAAACTCATCTCATAAACCTTGCATTAGCATCATATTGCATTCAATGAAATGAAGATTTAATTAACTCTCAGTTTTTTATTAAAAACCCTAAAACCCTGATTATGCCAATTGTCCTAAATGCTCTTTCTAAACCATGATTTTTTTTTGGCAATGGCCTCATATTTGTTATGTAGGCGCTAGCAATTGTTTAGTGATTAGAAGGAcattttttggatttttggattaaATCCTAATATTAATATTTATGGATTTAATTTCATATAAAATATAAATGGGTGCCCAAGAATGTTGAATTTTGTGTGAGGCTTGGAGTAAGCCCTTTGAGGTTGAATTCATTTTAAGCCCCCAAACCTATTTTAAGTAGGACCCCTACCAATTTATTTAATAAACACAATGCAGGCACTATTCACAAACGGGTCAGGACAGCTAATCAGGAGATGTAGTCTAACTAACTGTCGTCAGCAGGCGCAACTTAGGGTCTCCACACCAAAG
The sequence above is a segment of the Triticum dicoccoides isolate Atlit2015 ecotype Zavitan chromosome 1A, WEW_v2.0, whole genome shotgun sequence genome. Coding sequences within it:
- the LOC119272413 gene encoding glutathione S-transferase U17-like isoform X1 is translated as MSSEKQETAAVRVLGRWPSPFVIRVLIALGLKGVDHELVEEEAGNKSELLLASNPVHKKIPVLLHHGRPVSESLIIVQYVDEAWASQAPALIPSDPYARAAERFWAQYVDDKALFTNGSGQLIRRCSLTNCRQQAQLRVSTPKQAQIQVY
- the LOC119272413 gene encoding glutathione S-transferase U17-like isoform X2, producing MSSEKQETAAVRVLGRWPSPFVIRVLIALGLKGVDHELVEEEAGNKSELLLASNPVHKKIPVLLHHGRPVSESLIIVQYVDEAWASQAPALIPSDPYARAAERFWAQYVDDKVWFT